Proteins encoded by one window of Thermobaculum terrenum ATCC BAA-798:
- a CDS encoding ATP-binding protein, giving the protein MTLLLSYSDTITWAAIMLLLAGIAALVLTLGKAKIISSPAPIVFISSLMIVVASGAIFLITLKDGLERGRLQDFLMLALILLCMVLLSGVVLLKFSVQQDLKLRSAIQCWNAMFNSSTDGMVLLDSNLRVKMMNEAARRILMLDDRAEGRSIGDLLRLSDRGLEADLEQIAARNSESSLMVTLDGKDGQEHRAALSVYRINDLLGSGDMLLILRDITNLERFERKRALLQAREEMLRIADHEIRTPVSVIRGCAELIKKDREFIPLKVMHHVDLMTSQAERIVDLLHRIAHGSTGTSLSLHQHDTDLVQLVREVVHRFEVTHSSQRVVFYSQVEKFEVFADHTLLEQAIANVINNGLKYSPEETQVVVHLETIEADGLLIKISDQGKGILPREKGLIFEPFSRGSNVGDVSGAGLGLYFARMIVESHGGKIWVEDNVPKGSIFCITFPRHLLLETTGNTNYSTNKRRSLASLTS; this is encoded by the coding sequence TATTACTTGGGCAGCCATCATGCTACTTTTGGCTGGTATAGCTGCTCTTGTCCTAACACTTGGTAAGGCAAAGATAATCTCCTCTCCTGCTCCTATAGTTTTTATTTCCAGCCTTATGATAGTGGTTGCCTCGGGAGCTATATTTCTAATTACCCTCAAGGATGGCCTGGAGCGTGGAAGGCTACAGGACTTTCTAATGCTGGCCTTGATCCTCCTTTGTATGGTGCTGCTTTCAGGAGTTGTGCTTCTCAAATTTAGTGTGCAGCAGGATCTGAAATTAAGGAGTGCTATTCAGTGCTGGAATGCGATGTTTAACAGTTCCACAGATGGCATGGTGCTCTTAGATAGCAACCTGCGCGTCAAGATGATGAATGAAGCTGCTAGAAGGATATTGATGTTAGATGACAGAGCTGAGGGGAGATCAATAGGTGATCTCCTCAGGCTGTCTGATCGTGGGTTAGAAGCTGATCTGGAACAGATTGCTGCCCGTAACTCTGAAAGTTCGCTAATGGTCACTTTAGATGGAAAGGATGGGCAAGAGCATCGTGCTGCGCTTTCGGTATATAGGATAAATGACTTGCTAGGTTCGGGGGATATGCTCTTGATCCTGAGGGATATTACCAATCTGGAGAGGTTTGAACGTAAAAGAGCCCTGCTTCAAGCTAGGGAAGAGATGTTGAGGATAGCCGACCATGAGATACGTACTCCAGTGTCCGTAATTAGGGGATGTGCGGAGTTGATCAAGAAGGATCGAGAATTTATCCCACTAAAGGTTATGCATCATGTAGATCTCATGACTTCACAGGCCGAACGCATAGTTGATTTACTTCATCGTATTGCTCACGGCAGCACTGGTACATCTCTCAGCTTGCATCAACATGATACCGATTTGGTACAGCTAGTAAGAGAGGTTGTACACAGGTTTGAAGTTACACATTCTTCCCAAAGGGTAGTGTTTTATTCCCAAGTGGAAAAATTCGAGGTCTTTGCTGATCACACTTTACTAGAACAGGCAATAGCTAACGTCATCAATAATGGTCTCAAATATTCTCCTGAGGAGACGCAGGTAGTTGTACATCTCGAAACGATAGAAGCCGATGGGCTGCTTATAAAAATATCTGACCAAGGTAAGGGTATACTACCCCGAGAAAAAGGACTGATATTTGAACCTTTCTCTCGGGGTAGCAACGTTGGGGATGTATCTGGTGCAGGTCTAGGTCTCTACTTTGCCCGTATGATAGTGGAATCTCATGGCGGTAAGATTTGGGTTGAAGACAACGTACCAAAGGGCTCTATATTCTGTATAACTTTCCCTAGGCACTTATTACTAGAGACAAC